The Paramormyrops kingsleyae isolate MSU_618 chromosome 12, PKINGS_0.4, whole genome shotgun sequence region AAAAactgatacaaatgaaacagtAAGGACCAAAATCTACAAAAGCCAAAAACAGAGGACACAGGATTTTAACACACAATTAAGGGGATTACAGGGAGCCACATGCTCAGCTCATTGAGCCATGCAGCCGACTGGAGAAACAGGGGAAACACACTAAAGACTGACAacggatggccagcgacacctgctggccaaatggggagaaGGCATGAAAGACTTGGATAGTCAGTGCTGAGCCTGACAGGATTGGTACAAAATATGGTGAATGTAGCATTCTTGTTCAAAACATGTAACGTTActattttatctatttatttatataatatatggGGACAAAAATCTGTTGCCTGACATATATCATGATGTCTGAGGGTGGTATACAGTGGTCTATAGTTTTTGTGATAATGCACTTTGTCTGTAGCCCTTGATGATGACTCAGAGACCCTGAGGGCAGAAATGTCCTGTGGACACGCTGTCAGCCCACAGTCTCTGACCGCTTGGTGTCGAAGCCTCCTTGATAATGTGTGATGCTTTATTTAGTTACCATATTAGCCCTTTCTGTTTCTCTTTAAAGCAACTTTGTATCTATTCAGCATTCTGATTGCATTTACAGGGTTTCTCCCTCTAACTGAAGTTTTCTAAACTGTAGGGTCAGTACAAGTTCACATGTCCAGCTCTGAAGGATGGAGGGAATCAGAAGTGTGGGAAGGAGTGGCCCTACCAGGAGGTTCGGAAAATGGCAGTGCTgacagacagagcagagacatTTTGAGGAGAGCATGGCAGCTCTGGCTGCTGCAATTTTCCATGAATATAAATCAGTAAGTATTATAGTGTGTGAGATAATCACCACCAGTCTGATTGTGCCTGTAAGCATTACTGACTCATCTTTAAGAAATTGTACTTGACTGTGAATCTTATTACAATGTGGATAAGTAGttatgggaaatggatggattattgCACTTGATAAACTTGTACTTGTAAActtgttatatatttatatacaagtCTTGCAGCTATAGATATCAGGGAATGCGGATTCAGGGATGAAAACCGGCTTTATCTTGGGCATGGCAAAACTCGAGAGTGGCGACGAGGTAAACAGCTGGGTGGTGCCACAATGTTCAAATCGAAAGACAAAATCCGTAGTCGGAAAACAGGCGATGGTCGGGCGATGTATGTCGGAGTTCCAGGGGGCAGGCAGGTCTCAGAATATGAAGACGGAAGCGAGGTCAAGAGAACCAGACAGAAGAACTCAGGACAAACCATGAAAATCTCGCGTTGGAGTGCAAGATCAGACGAACTAAATAGAATCCACTGATTAGAGCAGGAATCAGCTGAGAGGCATAGTTGCACAAGAACcagaaaaaccagaaaaacCGGTGCAGAAGCACGTAACCCAGGCAGACAACGTGTAACTGGTCAGGGTTTACCTGGGGGCGTGGTCTTCCTGACGTCACTCGGGGATCCCCGGGGTTGATCCTTGACAAAAGAATTTAGTGAAACCTCAGGGATTATCCTAGTTTTTTAACACTATTTTGTCGGATGCAGTAAACAAgcccccttgggaccggcgatcccgccggcgggatctgacagaaatttcgcaaaaccgtttaaataactctgcgagtttttgtcatatacacattttaaaaatactctcagaaaccttggacggtctacttttcaaatatatataggtagaaactaaatatatttttacagcttcgtgatacgaattgaaagaacaagagtgactgacttaagcgtctgcgtctcgaagcggctctgatcgcccacccacttgcaaatcgcgctattcgcatgataataacatgataatccgacagttagtattgggtaaagaaatatgtgaatacgcccattgtgaccgaaataaacaagagcacatgtctgggtagtgtttacactgatcggctacaatatagcacacggatacgtctctgccgctgaagctttgcgccagtgttcccactttcagcagcgaagctcatacctgtgttcatagctcagtgggctaagcctgtgtgcctgcaatcacgtggtcgccgattcaaacgcagcgtatttagaacgtgaatagcgatcttccgctgagagcggtcctaaacactcccgacgcaagtaaaaccaagaaaggtgacacgatttgcttttttgcctatttaacctaattttaaaaactttaatacttctgacaatggaagttttgaaaagaagacagataacggatttagtcagtgtttttttcatgattctacataatgatttcagcgagatataaactgaaatacacgagaaagatacgcggtcgatgatgccctcgtccccagagcgtcaataatagtcactgcatcatatttatcgctttctatatttatatagtcacagtttttcatttttcattccatctatcaataaactgtgaaagggattttattgttgctacttttcttgcgtttcaaactgcctttccaaagtgatgggtgtggggtgcagtgacattccagactgatgggccattgacagtatgcaaactactacaggtgtgaggacacctatctcatcaatattcattgtgaagaccactgactttgagaaaaagagtgtcactccaaagctctaacactttagtaatcaaaccatataaaatttctgaatgtcactttcacctatgtgtagccaacccctgtgtctataagcttcagagctcaaaagtcttacctagaaatgtctataatgtgattttttacaatttctcagcatgtctgaaaataggtttttgaaaagtatatgtttaaagttgattttaacaaaaaatagaataataacattctaagaggtctcagattattggtgctgagtttgtactgaataaaagcaaatgtatcactttgtgataaatgttttttagataggtgaaatattttaaaatgtcaaggcatgtcagactacctcgaaagtggaaaaaaggcctcagggcccagggggGTAACTTAGATTTCTCTATGCTTAGCCTATATGAAATGTCCCGGATGCCAGTCATCTGTGGAACAGGAAGACCTGACCAATCTGAGTGTACACTGCACTGCCAAGATGGGCTGAACTTATGAATTCAACCAGTGTCTAAAGCAGTGGAAAGGGCCTGGACCACAATCCAACTCCTGCAACAACAAAGGCTGCACCAACAAGGATCTGGACCTGCTGCAGAAGTGCCTGACGATTGTCCTGCCAGAGGTGCAGAACGTGCAGTGCCCCTCTATACGCGCCGGATCGTCTTGATCTTGTAATCTACACACCACTCAccacacacccatgtaaagcgaCCTTGGGGCGCCTTGTATTCAATAAAGGCAGCAAGTACCGAATAGTTGTGGATTTGTGACTGAAGGATTAACCATGATGGGTGCTATAATACTCATGATCAAACTGCCAACCTAAACCATCTGAATGAAATGTCCAATCACCCATACAGTACATCCAAGGGCGTAACCATGTTATACATTGAGTGGGTTCAAATGAgagccctccagccagaatttTTTTGAAGTGAATTTCCCACAATTGTACCATGGACGTGCGGGCCAGGGAGGCAGAGCTTCACTGGTCACAGTCCAATGAAAACAGCTtttattaaaagtaaaaaaaatacatatgataagattaagattttttccccagtgaattgttttgtttgtatgactccaataattttttttatagtaaAAATCGACAAATTTGTGGAGCTCAGCTGCAAACACAGAGAGAGATGAGAGGCGCTGCAGCGACAaactcagccccccccccccccccgactgcgCAGCCACTCAGTAACTGGCTGGAGCGCAGGCAGTAAGCTCGTGCCTGTTACCATCTCTCTGTATATCACCAATGTAATGTCTGTAGACCTGTCATTACATGTCCTCACCTTCCATAGTCTAGGTTACTTGTTTCACGTGTGCATAAAAATATTTAGGCTCGCTGGTCTCGTCAAAAAACTGCAATGAAAAAGCAGCAGGAGAGGCAGCAATCATACCTGCCTCACTGAcgaaggggggcgggggtgtcttaAATTCACATGACTTGAACTGCATTGAAATTAATCTTCACCTCTTTTAGCCCATGAACTAGGCTTACAGTACTACTGCCAGCATGTGGAACATATATTCAGGGTCAGatggggtccagagcctatacCAGAGTCTGCAGGCTctaggcaggaaacaacccaggatggagcgccaatccattgcagagcacactcacgcaccattcacCTACACACACATACCTATGACCAGTTTGGTAACTctaattcaccttagcatgtttttggactgtgggggaaaaccagAGTACTCAGAAGAAagcccacaatgacacagggtgaacgtgcaaactccacacatgttcTACCCCACCCAGTTGTGTCAATTGGAGAATGTCTAACTGTGCATTCAAAGAAGGTGCTTTCACGGTATGCTGTCTTGAGGATGATGACTGATATGTGTAGAATTAGTAAGATGAGTCAAACATCAGGTAACACAATAGACATGCTGTCCTCTGTAACTCATTCTCAGACTAAGATACCTGCAAAAAGAGAACCAATATCAAATGATCCAGCTCACAAAATACACATGATTTAAGGTGAGTTCTCCACATTAAAAAGGAAGGAATGTGTGCAATATCCTGTGAGACTGTAAGTTCAAGATGGAGAGCAGATCCACAGGACATGGGACCTGAATTATGGAACAAAGAATctattcaagattcaagattctttatttgtcacatgcatagttatacaggtacaacatgcagtgaaatgtatcctgaACCGCTCATACTTTGTGCAAATAAAGAAAACTAGAAAATAAATAgtaaaatatactgtaaataaattatagagtgcaaaacagaaaaaagaaaacctaTGAATTTACAAAGCGAGTATATTCAATTTTACAGGATGAAATGAAATATTGTGCAAAAAAATGCTTATAGCTAgtttaaagtgcagtgtgcagtgtcagcACAGCAGTGTAAGGTTGAACTGATAACCATAACACTATGACCGGGAGAGTGGCATGTCTCGATTGAGGAGACGGATCGCCAGGGGATAGAAACTCCTCCTGAGTCTCTCCATCTTGGCCATAATGACACGGAACCTTCTGCCTGAATGCAGGAGTTTGAACAGCCTGTTATTGGGGTGAGACAAGTCCTTAATAATCCTAGCTGCCCTGGTCTTACATCTCCTGATGTAAATGTCCTGCATGGAGGGGAGAGCTAACCTGCAGCAGCGTTCAGCTGCCCCACCTCAGTATTTAACTGGCAGGTAAACAATGTTTAACCATTTCTGTCCAACTACGACAACCATTGCTGAAAGGTGGGCCACTGATATTTTGTGCCTATTTCACAGCTGCTGAAACTCCTCTCCAAAGTTCAGATGCTTTCTTTTGCTGTTAGATATTATGTTACATTACAATATaatcaggtccccacaaagatctgtgaatataatcaggtccccacaaagatctgtgaatatGATCAggcccccacaaagatctgtgagtGCAAAcgaaaactaaaaatgccgaaAAATGTTGTATTTGTTTACTTACCTATGGTAAAGTTCAGGGCTAGGTAGCGGTTAAGGTCATTATATTGAGATtagtgttttccccatagaaatgaatggagagtcgtCACAAAGATATTATTAcaaatgcatgtgtgtgtgtgtgtgtgtggattttgcataTATGGCATTGTGGGGGACTttaatgtccactacaatgagATAAAAACCAGTTGATGatgtgggaaccatttttcaTGTCCCCAAAAAGATCTATGAatacagttaaaaaaacaaataaagcgaaaagtcttttattttgtttggttacttatcgttaaggttatggctcggttaggattagggttatggcgaaagaaatgaatggatagtcTCCGATAATGATAGGAATATATGCAGGCAATGACACAAGCAGGGATTGACACGGTTAGTAGTTTCTCTTTTTTGCAGGTACTTTAGATCAGGAGCGGGTCTAAGGGATGGCTTATCAAACATGCTGGTCAATGATTTCCTTCTTGTTCCATGCAACTCCCATAAATATAACAGGTAGGCATCACTGCTTTTTCAAGAAGAAATACACCAGGAATAAAGAGTTTCATTAAATCAATTTAACTTTGTctagttttttatatataaaggaGGTTTTTCTTGTACTGGTTTTGCTTATTGGTGGTAATGgctaataaaaattaattataattgaGGAAGTTTCCTGCACTTTATCATTCCCAAAACATTCAGGTACATTTTTGTCTACAGTCTGATTCACATTAGCACAATTTCCTTCTTCAATGTGAAATGAAAGTAAAAGTTGCATTACTATCTGCCTACCATCAATATTTCTCATTGTAAAATATATAGTCAGACATAAGGTCTCAGTGCCCTCATCCTCAATAAAAGTTTCTCCTGTATTCATTCTGATGATCTGATGGACTTCAAGTTGCACCAAGTGAGCATCTTATCTTGCACCTTTGCTCATCTGTTTTATGTTTACTGCTGTGCCTATAGCTGAAACCTACTGATTCATTCTGAGTGCCTTTGCATATTTTAATGTGCCACTGCACTAATGTCTTGGCCAggaaaatgtttataatgtaacAAAATATGATATCTGCTGCATGCAATTGCACTTTGCTTAATTCTATAAAACTATAGtttgtgctgctgctgctgctgcaatTGTGCTTTCAGTTTTGGGAATGTTAAGAAGCTATAAAGTGCTTCACAGAATGTTTGTCAGGTTTCGGTGAACTTCCAGTCAGCATAGTTTGGGTAGTAGGGCTGGTGTGTGACTCATCAGGCCAGGATGtcgtgtctgtgatcagaaaaCCACCAGTTTAAGTCCTGTGGTCCTGTGGAGTCATTTTGCTGTTGGGCCCGTGAGCAAAGCAAACTCACGGGCCCAGGACGGGCCCTGACCcagcttaataaataaataaataaataactatgctgctttagataaaagcttctgctaaataaattaaatgtagcCACTACAGCCGCTTTGTGAAATACACAACTAGCAAATATATTGATGACAGGCAGGTCTCCAGCTATAGGCCAACGGATGTAGAGCAGCTGgtggttaaggaccttgctcacaGCCCCAACAGCAAAATAACTCCATATATATATTACTGATGCATGGATCAGCTCTAGCACCACCTGAATCTCCATGTACACATCAATCATCCAGCCACCACCCACCTGAACAAATTATGTCCTCCGGTTTAGAGAACTGAACCTGATCACACATTACCAGTATCTGTCAGTGGGATATAGGTAAGCGTGATGATATggtgaaaaaaaatacattaaagttGTATATTTCTTCTGTTAAAATCAAACAACTTTAATGAAGTAAGTGTAATCTAATGGAAATGTGCGAATTaaaattcattcataatattACTTAAGTTTTACTTAAGGCACACTCTGAACACATCTTTGGTTATGTGAAAATATGTTCACTGCATTCTTTTACTATGACAGCAGCTCATTATTACTATTCTAAACATGTCCTTAAAATATAATGAGCTGATTGGAAACAGTTCACTACTAGTACATGGGCAGCATTTCAAGCACCCCATGTAGTTTATTAAGCTCTTCTGAAAGGGAATTCAAAATAATTTGCACTATATTAGGAGTATACTCAAAAATGTTCTTAATGTGTAACAAGGTGTTCTGAAAAAACTCATACAGAACACAAAAACACTTTGTGAACATTTCCAGTAATATTTTTTCCTTTGTAAAGTCAtaattcaaacaaacaaacaagtaattAAAATATAGATGAAATAAAACCCGATGATAACATTGGTTACTTTAAACTATGTACCTTATTCCTATGCAAGACTGGCTTTCAGGAAATAGGCATCAAGAGTACAGTGctatttttaaaagtacaatTCATGCaatatgattttaaaatgtaactaacCCTGAACCATCACCATCTTCATCCATTGACTTTCTTTTAGTAGGACTCATTGTTGCCTTTTCTGCAAACGAGGCCTTGTACTTCAGACACCGTTTTACCTCATTGGATGGAACAAGTTGCTTTTTTGAAAAAATCAAAAACCACACATCACTCTACCCTCATTCTGTGTTAGTGTGAAGAGGATCCTAATCTATCAGGAAAGGAGTTTGCAATTCTCCTTTATTCTGTACTTTTTGGCCTTCTTGTTGGTTTTAACAAGTCTGCCAGGTTTCCTCTGACTGCTCTCCATATACTGTAAGTTCTGCTGCCTCAGTGTGTTTGATTATTGCAGCTTTCTCTGTAAACTTTAGGCACTGCATTGCATGAAAGTCCCAGTAATGCTGTATCAtatgttttaaatgtattatacaCTGAAAACGGAACTGAAGCTTAActttcaaaaatatatattgcaaGTCAAATCACAGTCGCAATATCTGTAGGATATCTGTGGATATTTCCCTAGGCTGCCTCCCACTCTGTGTGACGTATTGTTCATGTCCTTTACTGAGCGCCTGCTTTAGTCTCCCGTTTAGCCCTGATCCGCCCTGCCCTCCCTGCCCGCCCTGCCCGTCGCGCTCCAATCCTGTTCCTATTCCCCAGCTTCTCCCAGCGTACCTGCCTCCTGTCCCAAGCTCCCGTGTTGGACTGACCCCTCTGGCTTTGACCCTCTTGCTCTGTAACCCCGACCATGATCCTGCCTATTGATCCTGTTTGCTTTTTGTGAATAAACTATGTTGTCCGCAACTGGGTCTCCCCCGAGCTCTGTTTCCTGAGTAATTTAACAAaattttcataaataaaaaagaCTTCAATTTGATATAAAGACCTGCTTTTTTCATGTGCTTGAAAACACGAGTTAAAAACAATTTCTTGTGTTTACATACTTTTATATATTGGTTTGCATATATTTGCATTTGCATTATATATCAGCAACCTTTTAATAAAAAGTAGACTGTATTTTTTGTCTTGTTATTTATGGTTTTAATTTTGCAGTATCTGATTTAAATACTTATTAGCAGAAAAATGAGGAGTTATCATCAAGACTGGAAATAGAATATTAAGTGCCTCTGGCCAACAGCACACATGATGACAAAAACAGAGCTGATTGGTGGTTCAGAAAATTGCAGAATTGCAGACTAATTAGGAAAATGTTACATCCGGGACAGCACTGCAAGATTAATATGCAATCATATGAAATAAACTGGGTATTAAATCACACTAACTTGTTAAAAGACATCCGTGAATGGgaccgggggggcgggggggggggggggggtgtggttaATGGAGAAttatgcatgcccccccccttgGAAGAGGTCCCCCTGGGCATGTACCCAAAAGCCCATATTGTTAACCCATGCCAGGAGAATATTGTCCATTTTCCCACTAACAGGAATCATTCCCTCATTCTGCAGTGCTAGACAGTGTTGTTCAGGTGCATATTGCTGCTCGCTGTAGGAATCTTTGCAGTACTTCATTGGGGAAGCTGTCCCCCCCCAGGCAATCGGATCACCAACTGAATGACGGACTTGTCCTGGATCCCATAAGAGGAGAGCTGACAGGGATCCTCTAGCTGTTTGTCGGTGAAAATCAGCCTCAGGCTGCTCAGGTCGTCCACTGTCAGAGAAacgtcgcagaagcaaaaatatTTGTTAAGCAGTCCAAGCATGGAAGGACGGCACgatatttaaaacattaaaaaaggTAAAAACAATCAGATTAGGGATTTTGGGTGATCATTTTGAACTGGCATTCATTAATTTTAACCAATTATTAAACACTTTTAAGTTAAGTAGCTGTCTGAAAGGTACAATAGCAGGGAATTCAAACTGGCAATCTGATTGACGAGCGCCAAACTATGTTTCCTTAGTGCAACAAAGCACATCGCCTTCTCACTGACCAATGGAGAGTATTTGACACACAGGAAGTTACCTGCTGTCCCTGGCAGCTTCACAGCAATTTTCTTCTTTAGCTCTAAAACAGTCATGTTCTTCATCTGATCCTCTGAATTCCCAACATCAACTGTTATTTTCTCTCCTTTTATTCCATTCACCATGACCTGGTAAGTTTTTcccatgctgttttttttcctgtgtctggTATTATTGTCGTTCTGTTTTTCTGCTTCTGTGCTTTCGCTTTCATGTTGCACTGTAAATATTGTAGTTCAGGTCTAATAATGCAGATGTCACTCCTCCCCCTAACCAGGCCCAGTCAGTGACAGCCTCACCTCCCCTGAATGCTACAGGTCCATCTGTACCTCATTAACTGTATTAATTAGAAACAGATTAAAAGCACCTGCTTTCAGTGATCTCATTGTGAAGTATCGAGTATCACACTATACTGAACATTTGTTCCATTATATACTTTATATGTGTGACCCCTGCTTGTGCTCATGTTGTTCATGTTCTTTGTCTAGTGTTCTGGATTCGGTTACTTGCCCTGTTTTCCTGTTATAGACCTCTGCTGATTTTTGGATTTGTTTGtatggcgttaaattagtgccaaaacttGCGCGCTTA contains the following coding sequences:
- the LOC111856482 gene encoding uncharacterized protein — encoded protein: MGKTYQVMVNGIKGEKITVDVGNSEDQMKNMTVLELKKKIAVKLPGTAVDDLSSLRLIFTDKQLEDPCQLSSYGIQDKSVIQLVIRLPGGGQLPQ